Within the Cataglyphis hispanica isolate Lineage 1 chromosome 25, ULB_Chis1_1.0, whole genome shotgun sequence genome, the region aaatatacgatataataagtaaataattaaggAGTAGGATTGATTatcgatgataaaatttataattatttatgggAATATCTAGGAGaatatagagaatatttaaGAGGAATATATAAGAAGTATATGCATATCAAATCTAAACACGATACGTCTAAtccgaaaatatttattaatattattaaatatttatgaataatagttaatatttattaatattatttatcttacaatTGCATGAACTGCTTTAGATttgtaaattcatatttcaatttattcttttattaaattttttaaatttaacttatcATTAGTTGATAAAATAgagatgcaaattaaaattatcataagatGATTTCCTATTATAGTTATAGTATAAATCTTctgagtttttatttatttgtttctttttttttgcttcaaaagaagaaagatttttattgttgtttaaaattgttaacaaATTTACTTACtccttgtatatatttatattatgaaaaatattcaaagcttttatcatgaaaataaaGTAGTAATGTATGATAATATGAACACGAGGACAGCCACGTGCcattatgtttaaaatgcaacatatatatatatatatatataatgatcgaTAAGCGACTACTGTGACTACTGTGATACATCTGGATATATCTGGTGAtttggatttttatattttgcgtttTCCTTTACatgatattgtttaataagaCGTACTTTTCTATTCGAAttcaagattaatattaatacaacacaccgatattttctttacatcaaTCGTTctgtttccattttttaaattcttcctttctctaaaacattgaaattttttcatttgtattacaaataataatagatctaTATAATCCATTTTATCTAATCTATATAAGCCAGAAGTTTACATgacatattgaattattacatcattgatatttttttttgtactttaattttgtataagaatattataactgtacaatttattgcaattttttctctctaaaaaaaggtttatttgattgataataaaaagacgAAAGTTTTAATGATGGAGTTAAAACGACCAGACAAACCAGCTAAGTGCACATGGAAAGCAAATGAGGAAAATTCACCCCATACAAAACGAATAAAGTAAGTTTATTGGAATTGAAAACTTTATTAGACAATTGGAAAGATACAATTTATTGTATCAtagatacaataaatttatatgtcattgtaacattttaaacattgcaaattttaatatcatgtattttatattgtatgtataatcaaacattatattaaaatatacaagacaAATATGCTTCCAATAAATGtgtcttattattttgttttctacaGGATGCCAAATCGCAACAAAATATTACCTAACATTTTAAGTGCAATTGGTCAGACGCCTCTCGTTcggttaaataatattcctaAATCTCATGGAATTAAATGTGAAATGTGTTGgtagaaaatttcttatcatattttatatatcttgtaaatGAAGGAAAACTTGAAACTCTGATGAAAGTTCTTATCaactattgttattatattactatttttttacacagatgcaaaatgtgaattttttaatcctgGGGGATCTGTAAAAGATCGAATAGCACATAGAATGATACAGGATGCAGAAGAAAAGGGACTGATAAAACCAGGATATACACTCATTGAACCAACAAGTGGCAATACTGGAATTGGTCTAGCAATGGCTGCAGCAGTCAAGGGCTATAAATGCATCATTGTGATGCCAGAGAAAATGTCTAATGAAAAAGTCTATGTGCTTCGTGCTCTTGGAGCAGAAATAGTGAGAACGCCAACTGAAGCTGCTTGGTATAGTCCGGAAGCGCATATCAGCGTTGCTCAGAAATTGCAGAGAGAGACACCCAATAGTATTGTCTTAGATCAATATACTCATTCTGGCAACCCATTAGCACATTATGATCTAACTGCGACTGAACTTTGGGAACAATGTGATGGCAAAATAGATTATGTAGTAGTTGGTGCTGGTACTGGAGGGACTGTCACCGGAATCGGCCGCAAATTGAAGGAACTGTCCcctgatacaaaaattattggtGTGGATCCAATAGGAAGCATTTTGGCACAGCCACCTGAGTTGAATAAGGAGGATGTTGGTTTTTACGAAGTAGAGGGAATCGggtatatatcatgtatattacaaaataatatagcttttgataaaatgttatcatttttttacataaaataaaaagtcgattaaaaattttttttacatcttgcAGATATGACTTTGTACCAACAGTCTTGGATCGCAATGTTGTTGATATGTGGATGAAGACAGAGGACTGTGAGTCACTAAATGCAGCACGTAAATTAATTCGTCAGGAGGGATTATTATGTGGCGGTAGCAGTGGAGCGGCACTTTCAGCGGCAATTAAAATCGCTAAAAATCTGTCGGCGGATAAACGTTTGATCATTCTTTTGCCAGATGGCATACGTAATTACATGACAAAGTTTGTATCGGATCAATGGATGGAAGCCAGAGATTTTttggtaaaattatttgtgatatatCTAAGATatcatacatttaaatataactgtagaagtatataaaatatttactaatttataattttttccttcaGACATGCAAAACTTCAATAGAGATGAATAAATGGTGGTGGAGTATACcattattcaatttaacattaaataagcCTACAATATTACCAAAGGGAATGTCATGTCAAGATGCTGTGGATTTCTTTAAAACTGCTAACAACATTCAACAATTATTGGTAACTGATGATGAGAAAATACATGTGAGAGGTGTTATCACATCAGACGTACTCCTGTCTAATTTGATTTCCGGTGCAGTAAAGCAAACAGACTGTGCCGAGAAAGTTATGATCAAGCAATTCACGAAAGTTTCAGTCTCGATTATATTGGGCAAACTATCTCatattcttgaaaaagaaTCTTATGCCATAGTTTTAAACGACAATAATGCTTTAGTTGGGATTGTAAATCAAAatgacattttcaattttataattaagggCGATAATACAGCGCAGAATAATGGCACTATGTAAAATTCATCCATGTAGTTACATTTGCTAAAATAAGATTGTcgtttatgcaatatatttgtataattgagaaaattagatataagaaTGGTTGAATTGGAATTGAattgctatattatattagatgctattattttttttatctatagaatcttgtaaaaagtaattcattatttatatctgtgtaatgaaaaaatcaatgaagaaaattatatatctattaaaaatttttaatataatgataaaagttttCTTAGGATTTCTTAGTATTTGTAAATTTCAAGCATTTAAGTTTTATACATCCaactttgtaataattttataaaattatggaattgtgcaaaagtgaaataaaaaataaaaatatatcaaatattcaattgttataaataaatgttatatttgaaTGTACTTTGGAGTAAAAACATCAATAATTCatggatatattaaaagaaaaatgtgtttgactttatatatatatatatatatatatatgagatctttataaaattattctcattcTAGAAACTAATGATCTCTTTTAACTAAAcacaaaaaatgtatgtggagtatataataaatatctattatatttctttatattagataaatacaagaaattttatcatatttaaatttctttttatatatatatctctatatatctCTTTGTTTCTCAAATGATAGAacagctattaaattttttgaacttGAACATGAAATTTGCAACTTGGTAATGTAGTAGTCTCAGCTGTAACAGTACTAATAATTCCAAGATTTGCTAAACTACCTCTGAGAAGACCACAAGTGAAAGCCAGCAGACGAGGACTCTCTTTAAGATACTGTTTGCTGTTGCTTGTACCAACTTTATCTAATAATCTGAAAGCATTATCTTGCAACACATATACCCCATGATGATTAGTTCTGAGATTATCAATTTGTTTGTGATATAAGCTGGACCAGAAATCTGTGCAGATAAACTTGATCATATCTAGTTCATCCTTGAATCTGCTCCATTCTCTTGTTAGTCGTTCAATAATTCTGTATCCAACACTGAATCCCATCCATTCTAAACGTGAAAGCTCTTCTTCGCCTTCCTattgaaaacaatatatatttccagtcagagaatttttttatagtaaataaaagaagatatatatagtatatgcaaataatacatattactaTTATCTTATGTTCATTACTTACCGCGGTATTAGATGATTTGCTCAAAACATAATTGACTAATTCAGCATGCAAATATTCAAAGAGACAATCGTCGGCTTCTCCAGTTGCGTTAGGATTTGCTTTGGAATCAATTATTTGTTGCTTCATTTTTTTCGTTGATATTATTTCTCGTTTTACTCGattgtgtataatttatcCATGTGCaggctatttttttaaaatatgtatgatacgtgtattacatttacataatatattttaaataacctAGATACATACAGTCATTAACTTTATGTTTAGATCGTTCATTGAAATAATcacaaattaaacaaattagtggcctatatatttgcgattgtaaaatattataaagtatgtaTACTAATACATATCGTATGCATATAGTCGCGCATGCATCGTTAACAATAGGTGTGTGATAATATCTTGTCGGTGCAGTTATCATGGGCGCGTTCCACTTAACGCTTGCAACGTTCGCGAGTATTACCTGTCTTTGTTTAACTTTTGATGAACAACAAGGATGAAATAATACTGTAAGTGTGCGGACGTTAGATGGGACGTGCCTCATGAAATAAGCACAGAGAAAAAATCCAATCAGCATCGTGgaaaagagacaaaaatatcaatatatgccatgagaggaaaaaatatatacatatatatacatgtatgatatataCTTTAGTATATGTACCTGGTAACTATGGAAActgtaaaatacattttccatACATACAGGATAATCGTATTGTATgcactaataattaatttcctaaacatcaaaatataaaatatgttagcaAACAATtcaatctttcaaaaatatttatttaataaatataaggatcctgttataagatttatacacaaggattttaatattacattatttaattaagtatttaatttgaattatgatatatatatatatatatatatatatatatgtatatgtatatatatatatatatatatatatatatatatatatatttaataatatatgaatatattatatccataataatatttccaatataaatgtttaagataaaatagaagatatatggagaaatatattatcaatggtCAAATTGGTGAAGGAGCGCAAGGTTTGGTCTTGAAAGCACATGATGTATTTAGGGATAAAGAAGTGGCATTAAAGAAAATCCTGATTAAAAGAACTGAAGATGGCTTACCCGTATCCATTATACGCGAAGTGAAAAGTTTACAACAACTTGAACATCcctatgtatattttttttctttttaaaatatgaaattagttgtatttttaaaacatttatttatattttaatttaacattgttattacatttgtaattataGCAGTT harbors:
- the LOC126858475 gene encoding trafficking protein particle complex subunit 6b — its product is MKQQIIDSKANPNATGEADDCLFEYLHAELVNYVLSKSSNTAEGEEELSRLEWMGFSVGYRIIERLTREWSRFKDELDMIKFICTDFWSSLYHKQIDNLRTNHHGVYVLQDNAFRLLDKVGTSNSKQYLKESPRLLAFTCGLLRGSLANLGIISTVTAETTTLPSCKFHVQVQKI
- the LOC126858447 gene encoding cystathionine beta-synthase; translated protein: MMELKRPDKPAKCTWKANEENSPHTKRIKMPNRNKILPNILSAIGQTPLVRLNNIPKSHGIKCEMYAKCEFFNPGGSVKDRIAHRMIQDAEEKGLIKPGYTLIEPTSGNTGIGLAMAAAVKGYKCIIVMPEKMSNEKVYVLRALGAEIVRTPTEAAWYSPEAHISVAQKLQRETPNSIVLDQYTHSGNPLAHYDLTATELWEQCDGKIDYVVVGAGTGGTVTGIGRKLKELSPDTKIIGVDPIGSILAQPPELNKEDVGFYEVEGIGYDFVPTVLDRNVVDMWMKTEDCESLNAARKLIRQEGLLCGGSSGAALSAAIKIAKNLSADKRLIILLPDGIRNYMTKFVSDQWMEARDFLTCKTSIEMNKWWWSIPLFNLTLNKPTILPKGMSCQDAVDFFKTANNIQQLLVTDDEKIHVRGVITSDVLLSNLISGAVKQTDCAEKVMIKQFTKVSVSIILGKLSHILEKESYAIVLNDNNALVGIVNQNDIFNFIIKGDNTAQNNGTM